DNA sequence from the Alkaliphilus metalliredigens QYMF genome:
TACCAGTAGCGGTCTTGTCCCTTCTACGATTGCTACAACAATGGCACCTTCAGCTTGAGGCGTTAGACTTTCTAAAAAAATAGCAGAAGGGTTTTCCACTTGAATTAATCCCTCTTCCTTCATTTCAAAAACCCCAATTTCACTAGTAGTCCCAAAACGATTCTTCAATGCCCTTAATATACGAAATTCCTGTGTGCGTTCTCCTTCAAAATGTAAAACAGTGTCCACCATATGTTCCAACACCCTAGGTCCTGCTAGCTCCCCTTGTTTCGTCACATGGGCCACAATAAACATCGGTATATTTTGAGATTTTCCAATTCGCATTAGATTGTTAGCACATTCTTTAACCTGTGAAACACTACCCGGTGCAGAAGAAAGGTCTTCTTTGAATAGAGTTTGAATTGAGTCGATAATCACAAATACAGGTTGGTACTCTTCAATGTATTTTTCGATGACATCTACATTTGTTTCAGATACAACATATAAGTCTTTCGCTAAGGCATTAAGGCGCTCCGCCCTCATTTTAATCTGCTCTTCTGATTCTTCTCCCGAGACATATAACACCCTACCATGCTTTTCAGCCACAGCACTACTTGCCTGTAAAATCAGGGTGGACTTTCCAATTCCTGGTTCTCCAGAAATCAATGTCAGGGCTCCTTTGACCAAACCACCCCCTAGCACCCGATTTAATTCCTTAATCCCTGTATCAAATCTATTATGGGCTCCTGATTGGACCATTTGGATTGATTGTGGTTTTGTCCGACTCACCATGACAGGAGAACGGTTGAATTCTTTTTTAGATTGGATTATTTCTTCTTCCATTGTGTTCCATTGTTCGCACCCTGGACATCGTCCCAACCATTTAGGTGTCTCATATCCACAGGACTGACATAAAAACTTGCTTTTAATTTTAGCCACTTCATCACCTGCTTTTCTATTTACTTAATCCATTGTAGCAGAACAAAATCGACTTTGTCGATATTTATTCTTCGCTGGGTGAAACAACTAAGCGAACAACACAATTTAACCAGCTAAATTGGTTGCCTGCTTATAGGGGAACCCTAGGTTCCCTTCGACGGCTGCAATGCAGCCTGAGCACCCTCCTTAATACGATAGAGGGGAATCCCCTCTGTACTCCCCAATGTATAGGAAATTAAAGACCATAGTTTCCTATACATAAAAAAAGTCATTTGGGATGTCAATAGCCCCTATGATACATGACAGGGGCTATTCAAGACAGTTCCTATGGTTATTTTCTATTACATACTACAAAGCGTTTATCAATAGTTTTTCTCCTTGATAATCTACATTGACGGTTTGGCCATTTCGAATCGTTCCCTGTAGCAATTCTTCTGACAGCGGATCTTCTACAATTTTTTGAATCGCTCTTTTCAGTGGTCGCGCTCCATATTGAGGATCAAATCCCTGATCAACAATATGATTCTTAGTGGCTTCAGTCACTTCAATATTGATATTCAATGCCTTTAATCTCTTTTTTAAATCCCCTATCATGAGATCCACGATTTGATGGATATGCTCCCGCTCTAGGCCATGGAATACAATGCTATCATCAATTCTATTTAAGAATTCCGGTCTAAATGTTTTCCTTAATTCATCCATTACATTCTCTTTCATCTTTTCATACTCATTTTTCGCCTGGTCTTCAACCGTTGCAGAGAAACCTAATATCCTCTGTTTCTTTATGGTGTGTGCACCTACATTGGAGGTCATGATGATGACTGTGTTTTTAAAGTTTATCATTCTTCCCTGGGCATCAGTCAAGCGACCATCATCTAG
Encoded proteins:
- the radA gene encoding DNA repair protein RadA, translating into MAKIKSKFLCQSCGYETPKWLGRCPGCEQWNTMEEEIIQSKKEFNRSPVMVSRTKPQSIQMVQSGAHNRFDTGIKELNRVLGGGLVKGALTLISGEPGIGKSTLILQASSAVAEKHGRVLYVSGEESEEQIKMRAERLNALAKDLYVVSETNVDVIEKYIEEYQPVFVIIDSIQTLFKEDLSSAPGSVSQVKECANNLMRIGKSQNIPMFIVAHVTKQGELAGPRVLEHMVDTVLHFEGERTQEFRILRALKNRFGTTSEIGVFEMKEEGLIQVENPSAIFLESLTPQAEGAIVVAIVEGTRPLLVEIQALVTPANAGFPRRTAVGIDLNRLNLIIAVLEKKVGLPLMNQDIYVSVVGGLKLEGTSADLGIAMAIYSSMRGVAISSRDLIALGEVSLTGEIRAIGHLEKMVKEAEKLGFACGVIPGRSSAKIKGNTSMRIEGVSTLKEALNLIMP